AGCCACGCCCGGATATTCGTTCCCTTCTCGTACTTGTCCCAGAACCGGAAGGCCTTGAGGAAGGTCTCCTGGACGAGGTCATCCGCATCGGCCGCGTTGTTCGTCATACGCAGCGCATAGTTGTACAGCAGGTCCGCATGCGGCAGGGCCTCTGTTTCAAACTCGTGCTGTTTGGGCGTTTTTCCGACGGCTTTCATCGACAATGCACTATGGGGGAAAGAACAGACAAAGTGTAGAAAAAATGGTACGAGATTCCCTCCAGAGTGTCAAGGGCGAAACGCGACGGGCGGGAAATTCGCGTACATTTGCAGCAGATCGAACAGCTCTTTTGTCGGAAGAGTGCTGTTCACGCGCAGGTGCTCGGTGGACACGGCGCGGCGGGCGACCTCGATGGTCTCGAGTCCACCATGGGTGTGCAGGTCGCCGATCTCCTTGATGAGGACGTTTGCATGGTCCTTCTGGAACGCAAGGCCGACATCCACCACCCGACTCCACATTCCCTGATGCTGGAGCTCCACACCGCGGAGGAGGAGGTCAAAGACCCTCTTGCCATTCAGGGGAAGCCGGTGGTAGTGGTCAAGCTCCGTGTCCACGTAACTATGGTTGCCGATGGCGCGGAGCGCCGACAGGATCCCGAGCACGTTGAGCTTCCTGCTGAAGGCCTTCTCCGGATCATGGACCCGGTGCCCGGACTCGATCAGGACCGTACTCGTGCCCGCCGCCTGGAACCAATCGCCGAACGCGCGCGGTTCGAAGGCGTCATCGTACCGCGTGATGTTGCCTTCGGCATGTGGCCCGACCGTGCGCGCGATATGCGCAGCAAGACGGATCGCACGCAACCGCGTGCTCGTCGTCTGCCTGTCCGCGGTCGGCGGCGGTGCAAGAAGCGCCAGTGCCGTGGCAACCGGCGCATCGCCCACCGAACTCAGTTCCTGGTCGTGCAGATTGAACCCAAAATCGGGCCGGAACTGTTCATGCACGGCATGCAGGACCTGTGCTTCCGGCGACGCAAGTGCAAGCGCATCTCTGTTGATGTTGATCCCCGCAGCATTGA
This genomic interval from Ignavibacteriota bacterium contains the following:
- a CDS encoding peptidase M14, whose product is MTPSAFAGMIADAYPSFRLHHMFPGNSQYEPVRQELKELVARSGGLFTMEDAGTSVEGRMLSMVRTGTGPRRVMLWSQMHGDEPTATLALLDIMNGMIGWRSEPWCATMLQDISIVILPLLNPDGAERRMRLNAAGININRDALALASPEAQVLHAVHEQFRPDFGFNLHDQELSSVGDAPVATALALLAPPPTADRQTTSTRLRAIRLAAHIARTVGPHAEGNITRYDDAFEPRAFGDWFQAAGTSTVLIESGHRVHDPEKAFSRKLNVLGILSALRAIGNHSYVDTELDHYHRLPLNGKRVFDLLLRGVELQHQGMWSRVVDVGLAFQKDHANVLIKEIGDLHTHGGLETIEVARRAVSTEHLRVNSTLPTKELFDLLQMYANFPPVAFRP